The Amycolatopsis sp. DG1A-15b genome contains the following window.
GCCGATCGGCGCGAGTTCGCCCGTGGCCGGGTCGAAGTCCGCCCAGCGGACGGTGGCGCCGGCCGCCGCCGCGGCCTGGACCCACGGGCGGATGTTGGCGTCGTGGTCGAGGCGGGTCACGACGACTTCGTCGCCGGGACCCCACTTCTGGGCCAGCGTCCGGGAGAAGTCGTAGGTCAGCTGCGTCATGCTGCGGCCGAAGACGACGCCGGCCGGGTCGGCGGCGAGCAGGTCGGCGACGGCCTGGCGGGCTTCGGCGACGACCGCGCTCGCCCGGCGTTCGGCCGCGGTGACGACGCCGCGGTTGGCGATCGCCGCGCACAGCGTGCCGGCCACCGCTTCCGCGACGACGTCGGGGACCTGCGAGCCGCCGGGTCCGTCGAAGTGGGCGGCGCCGCCGTCGAGGGCGGGGAAGTGCGCTCGGATCGTCTGAACGTCGTAGGTCACGCCGCCAGCATGCCGAACGGCGCCCACCGGCCTCAAGATCCGGCGAGGCCCTCGAACGTCAGCGTCCGCGGTTGCGGGGGTGCTCCCGCGCCCGGCGCTCGTTGCCGTGCTTGTAGTTGCCGGTCACCCGGGCCATCAGCTGCTGCTGGTCGTCACCCCGCGCCACCGCGGCCAGGAACCGGGCGGCGGCGGCCCCGCGCAGCGTCCCGGCCGGCCGGCCGTGGTGCGTGATGGTCACGGTGCCCTGCTCGTCGCGGTAGGCGAAGCCCTCCGGTGTCCCCATCCGCACAGGGTGGCACGGGCGGCAACCGGTTTTCCCCGGGTCGGTTCGGGGGTTTCCCGGATGGTGCCCGGGCCGGGACCCGACAGAATGCGTGGGGTAGGCGGAGGGGGAGCAGGGTGCGAGGCAGGCTGGGGAACAAGTACGTGCTGGTGGGCGCCCAGCTGCTCGTGCTGGTGGCGGTGCTCGTGTCGTGCAACGGCGGCCGGTGGCGGTTCCCGGCCTACCGCGTCGACCTCGACGTCTACCGGCTCGGCTCGGCGGCGCTGTGGCACGGCCAGGCGCTCTACGGCACGCTCCCGCCCACCGGCGACGGTCAGCTCCTGCTCTTCACCTATCCGCCGTTCGCGGCGATCCTGCTGGCCCCGCTGGCCGTCCTGCCGTACTGGGCCGCCTGCCTCGCGCTCACCCTGCTCACGCTCGGCGTGCTGGCGGTGGTCCTGGTGACGGTGCTGCGCGCACTCGGCGCCCGGTGCGACTGGCGGCGGGTGGCGGCGCTGCTGCTGGCCGCCGAGGTGCTGGAACCGGTGCTGCGCACGCTGTACGCCGGGCAGCTCGACCTGCTGCTGCTGGTGCTGGTCGTGCTGGACGTCCTGGTGGACACGCCGCGCTGGCCGCGTGGCCTGCTGATCGGTCTGGCTGCCGCGGTGAAGCTGACGCCGGCGGTGTTCCTGCTGTACTTCCTGCTCCGCCGGGACAGCCGGGCCGCGGTGACCGCCGTCGTGACGTTCCTGGCCGCGACGACGCTGGGGTTCCTGCTCGCCGGCGCGGACTCGGTGCGGTACTGGACGGGCGCGCTGTGGGACACCGGCCGCGTCGGCGAGCCGACCTACGCCGGCGACCAGTCGCTGCTCGGGCTGCTGGCCAGGGCCGGGGTGCCGCCGGAGGCGCGGACGGCGTGGTGGCTGCCGCTGGTGGCGGTGGTGCTCGTGCTGACGGCGCTGGGCGTGCGGCGCGCGCTGGCCGCGGGGGAGCGGACCGTCGCGCTCGGCGTCAACGCGATCGGGGGGCTGCTGGTCTCGCCGATCTCCTGGACCCACCACTGGGTCTGGGCCGTGGTCGTGCTGCTCGGCTGGGCGGAGCTGGCCCGCCGCACGCGGCGGCGGGGGTTCGCGGTCCTGGCCGGGGCGGGCGCGGTGCTCTTCGTCGCGGGGCCGCAGTGGTGGTGGCCGCGCGGCGGGGAGGTGGAGCGGCAGTGGAACTTCCTCCAGCAGCTCACCGGCAACGGCTATGTCCTGTTCGGACTCGCGGTGCTGCTGACGGCGGTGCTGGTGCGGTTCCCGGAGCGAACCGGCCCGGTCAGCGCCGCTGTGCCGGCCCGCGCCGGAGCCAGCCCGCTCCCAGGATGAGCATCGCGGTGCCGAGCGCCAGGTCGAAGCAGACGCCCGCGGTGTTCATCGGCAGCGCGTCGGTGATCGCGTGCGGCAGCGGGAGCAGCCCGGCGAGCCCCACCACGGCGTAGCTGGCGCCGGCGACCAGGAGGAAGCGGGCGGCCCAGCGCGAGGAGCGGGTGCAGAACACCGCGGTGGCGCCGGTCAGCAGGTGCACCAGCGTCCACACGCCGGAGACGGCGAGGACGCCGAAGAGCACGCGCGGGCCGCCGCCGGCCGGCACCCCGGCCATCAGCTCCAGCGCGGCGAGGACGAGGAACAGCAGGCCGATCAGCATGCCCATGCCCTGCACGGGGGCAGGACCCCGCCGGGGCGCCCGGGCCTCGGGTTCAGTGGCCGTCATGCCTTCTGGGTTCCCCGCGCGAACCCTTTTAAAGCACCGCTTCACGGGTATCCGGGCACGATTCGGACGCCGACGAGGAGTGAGACGATGACCGAGTACCGCCACAGCGCGACCGCCGACATCCCCGCGGACGAGCTGTTCGCGTTCCTGAGCCATCCGGAGAACCTGCCCCGGTACTTCCCGCAGATGAAAGTCGCCGAGCCGAAGGGCGGGGACAGCGTCCACGTCGAGGCCGAGGTGCACGGCAACCGCGTCGCGAGCGAGGCGTGGCTGCACACCGATCCGGCGACCCGGTCGCTGACGTGGGGCGCGGAGGGCCCGGACGACTACCACGGTGAGCTGCGCATCCGCGACGACGGCCCGGCGTCCTCGGAAATCGTCGTCACGCTGCACAGCGTCCGGGAAGCCGACGGGGACGAGGTCCAGCAGGGCCTCGAACGCACGGTCGCGGCGATGACGCACGCCGCGTCCGCCGACGCCGACGTCGAGGCGGCCGAAGGCCAGGGCGGCTGGACCTCCTACGACGAGAAGAGGGATTCGTCGAGCTGAGGCGGGAACGGCCCGTAGGCGTTGCCGCGGGCGCCCCGGGTGCGCACCGCCGGCACGGCGAACAGGTACTTGAGCAGTTTCGGGGGTGCGGTGCCGCGGCCGCGGGCCCGGGCGGCGGCCGCCCGCCGTTCGCCCCGCACCTGGTCGGCCTGCACCCGCTCGATCGCGCGGATCCGGCCGGCCTGCACGGCCGCCAGGTCCGCGGCGGTGACGCCGCCGCGGCGGAAGGCGGGCACCAGCCGGTTCGCCGCGGCGACGGCGTCCTGGACCGCCATCAGGATGCCGTTGCCGCCGACCGGGGAGATGACGTGCGCCGCGTCGCCGAGCAGCAGCAGGCCCGGCCGGTACCAGCGGTCCACGCGGGAGATGTCGACCGACAGGAGCGTGGTCTGGGAGAAGTCCGTGAGCAGGTGGGCCCGGTCGGCCAGCCACGGCACGCGTTCGCGCACGAACGCGCGGATCGGTTCCACCCCGCGTTCGCGCAGCGCCGGGTACGAGCCCTTCTCGATGCTGTAGCCGACCTGCCAGTCGCGGACGCCGCCGAGGACGCCGACGTAGGCGTCGCGCCCGAAGTAGAGGTCGAGGTCCGCGTCCGGCGGGTCACCGGGGGAGCGGGGCAGCCGGAACCAGAGCAGGTCGGTGGTCGCGCCGAGCGACCGGGCTTCGAGCCCGGCCAGCCGCCGGACGGTGGAGAACCGGCCGTCGGCGCCGACGACGACGGACGCGGCGAGTTCGCCGCCGCGGTGGCGCACGCCGGTCACCGTGCCGTCGCCCGCTTCGAGCAGCCCGGTGACCTTGGCGTTGGTCCGCAGCGTGAACGACGGCAGGGCGCTCGCCCGCTCGGCGAGGAAATAGAGGAACCGCACCTGCGGCATCAGGGCGACGTAGCCGTACGGCGTGCGGAGGCGGTCGTAGTCGGCCGCGCGGTAGACCCCGGCTGGGGTGTGGAAGCGGAACGAGCGCGCCTTGAAGTGGTCGAGTTCGAGCAGGTCCTCGGCCAGGCCCAGCCGGTCGAGCAGTTCGAGGGTGTACGGGTGCAGCGAATCGCCGCGGAAGTCGCGGTCGAAGTCGGACCGCGACTCGAGCACGGTGACTTCGATGCGAGCGCGCGCGAGCAGGTAGCCGAGCAGCAGCCCGGCGGGGCCGCCGCCCGCGATCGCGACGCTCACGGCACGTCCACTGTGGACAGCCGGAACACCGCCATGCCCGGCAGGTGCTCGAGGATCTGCGCGGGGGTCGCGTCCTGGCGGACCGGGAACGCCCGGATCGCCCACGGCACCGACATCGCGGCCAGGTAGGCGGCGACCACCGCGGCCGCCTCTTCGCCGCCGGCCGGCTCGGCACGGCGCTCCTCGCGGCGGCCGCCGGACAGCAGCGCGCACTCCGGCGTGGCCAGGAGGTTCTCCACCCAGTCGCGGTCGCGGACCGGGGAGACGAGGTACTGCCCGCCGCCGCACGCGACCACGGCGAGGGGCACGCGCCGCGGCTCGCCGGTGCGGCGTCCCCGCGTCTCGACGACGCGCAGGGCGTACCCGCCTTCCGGCGGCGGCTCGGCGGGGGCGTCGATCAGCTTCGCGGTCATTTCGGCGTTCATCGCTCGGACGTCCACGAGGTCCACGGTAGCAAGAATAGCTAGATTGTCTAGCTAACTTAGAATGACCGGGTGGAAGACAGTCCGGTCGCGCTCCGGGTGAACCTCGCCCTGCGGGAGCTCCTCGCCCTCGCACACGACGTCCAGATCGCCCTGGCCCGGCGCCTCGGCCTCGGGGCGACCGACGTGCAGGCCCTGCAGCACCTGGCGGCCGGCACCCCGATGGGTACGGTCGACCTCGCGCACGCGCTCAAGATCCGGTCCGCGTCGGCCACCGTGCTCGTCGACCGCCTGGAGGCCGCCGGGCACGTCCGCCGCGGCCCGCACCCCCACGACGGGCGGCGGGTGACCCTCGTCGTCAGCGAGGCGGCCCGCTCCGAGGTCCGGGCCGCGCTGGCCCCGCTGGTCGACGCCATCACCCGGTTGACGGACGGCTTGGCCCCGGAGCAGGCGGAAGTGGTGGCCCGGTTCCTCGGCGACACCACGGAGATCCTCCGGGCCTACGCCGCCGAGCCGCCGGACGCGGGTTAGCCTGTCACTTTGCTTGTATAACGACCTATACGGCGGCTCGTCGAAGAAGAGAAACCAAAGTGACAACAGCAAAAAGCCCGCAAGCGACGGCCGCCGCCGTCTGGACGCTCGCCGTGCAGGCCGTCCGGGCGGCGGTGAGGAGCTCGGTGGCCGCCGCGAAGCCGTGGGCCGCGGCTTCGGCCTGTGCCGGTCCGGCCGAAGCCAGCCGGGCCGCCGCGTCGGGCACGCCGGGTGGGACCACCAGGTGGGCCGCGTAGACGGCCGCCGCCAGCGAGCCGAACGCCGTCGTGCCCAGGCCCGCCCCGAGTTCGTAGCCGGTCTTCTCGACCGCGGCCGCGCCGCCCGCCCGGTCGGCGGGGGCGGCCGTCAGCAGCGTGTCCGTGCTCGACGTCAGCGCGAGCGCCATGCCGAAGCCCGAACCGGCCAGTGCGCCGCCCAGCCACCACGGCGACGCCAGCCCGCCCGCCGCCGGGATGCCGAGGGACGCCGCCGCCAGGGCGAACCCCGCGGTGCGGACGCGGGGGTTGCCGAACCGCTCCAGCAGCGCCGGCGCCACCACGCTGCCGGTCGCGGCCGCGCCGAGCACGAGCAGCAGCCGGGCGGCCGCGGCGGTCGGGGACAGGCCGAGCACCACCTGGAGGTACTGGGCGAGCAGCAGGCCGAGCCCGACCAGCGTGCTCATCACCAGCAGGACCCCGCCGGCCGCGGCCGGCACCCCCGGGCGCCGGAACAGGGCCAGGTCCAGCAGGGGTGTTGCGGCCCGCCGCTGGCGGCGCACGAAGAGCGCGAGGAGGACGCACCCGGCGGCACCCGCCCCGGCCGCGAAGCCGCCCCCCGACGGCCCGACGGCGGCGGCGATCCCGAGCACCCCGCCGGCGGCGAGTACCGCGCTGAGCGCGTCCCACGGTTCACGTCCGGGCGGGCTGCGCGGCAGCCACCGCAGCGCCGCCGCGACCGCGGCCAGGATGACCGGCGGGTTGACCAGGAACGTCGCCCGCCAGCCCCACGTCTGGACGAGCAGCCCGCCGAGCACCGGCCCGAACACCGAGCCGGTTCCGGCGATGCCGCTGCACACCGCGATCGCCGCGCGTCGCCGTCGCCGGTCCGGGAACAGCTCCCGCAGCAGCGCCATCGTCACCGGCATGATCAGGGCACCGCCGACGCCCAGCGCCGCGCGCGCGGCGAGCAGCGTGGGAACGCCGGGCGCGAGCGCGCAGCCGAGCGACGCGGCGCCGAACACCGCGTAGCCGGTGACGAGCACGCGTCGCCGTCCGAAGCGGTCGCCGAGCGTGCTGGACGGCAGGAGCAGCGGCGCCGCGGTGAGCGGGTAGACGGCCACGATCCAGACCTGGGCCGCGGCACCGGGCCGCAACTGCCGGACGAGGTCGGGCAGCGCGACGTGCAGCACGGTCGCGTCCACCGCGACCAGGAAGAGGCCGGCGCCGAGCACGGCCAGCAGCGGCCACGCCCGGACGCCCGCCTGCGTCACGGCCACAGCAGGCCCCCGAGGTGTCGCACGACGACGTCGACGTGGGGCGGGTCGACGACCGACAGGTGGTGCGCGGCCACCGGGACGATCTCCAGCCGCGGGCACAGCCCGGCCCAGCCGGCGGCGAGGTCGGTGCGGGAGTAGCGCGGTTCCATCGCGAGCCCGGCGGCGTACGGTTCGGTGGCCCGGTACAGCACCACCCGGCCGCCGTAGGGCCGCGGCGTCCCGCGTTCCGCCGCGAGGGTGTCCGAAAAGGACTGGTGCTGGTGCCGCAGGACACCGGGGCTCAGCAATCCGGCTTCGGCGACCCGCCGCATGGTGAGCTCGATCTGTTCTTCTTCGGGCAGCGGCGCGAGTTCGTCGTGGCCGAGCCGGACGGTCCGGCCGTAGGTGCCTTCGACGTAGCCGGTGAAGCGCAGGAACCGCCGGGCCGACGACGCCCGCGGGTCGAGGTCCGGTTCGGGCAGCGGCAGCATGGTGTCGATGAGGGCGACGAGCTCGACCGGTTCGCCCTCGTCGGCGAGCCGCGTGGCGACGCCGTAGGCGAGGGCACCGCCGAACGACCAGCCGGCGAGCCGGTAGGGCCCGTGGGGCACGCGGGCCCGCACGAGCGGCAGGAGCCGTTCGACGCGGTCCTCGATGGCGGCGCCGGGCACGCGTTCGAAGCCGACGCAGGGCACGCCGGCGGGCAGCCGGTCCAGCAGCGGGCGGTAGACGGTGCAGGTGCTGCCGCCGGGGTGGAACAGCAGCAGGGGTGCGGTGCCGGCGTCGCCGGGCCGGAGGAGGTGCACGGGCCCGCGGGCCTCGCGCGTGTCGAGCAGTGCCCGCGCGACATCGGCGACGGCGGCGAGGGAGTCGTGGCGCAGGAGGTCCGCCGGGTCGACGGGGGTGTCGAGTTCGGTGGTGAGGCCGTCGGCGAGCAGCCGGGCCAGCCGCCGCGGTTGCGCGGTGCCGGTGAGGCGGACGTGCGGGCCGGCGGCCTCGGTGCCGGTGTGCTGCCGCCAGAGCCGGCGGACCAGGCGGTCGGCGGCGTCCCAGGCCCGGTCCCGGGCCGGGGGTTCGTCACCGCGGGGGACGAGATCGCGGTTGAGGTCGGCAAGGGTGGCGCCCCGGAGGACGGCGGCGGCATCGGGTTCGGCGCCGAGTTCCCGCCGGACGGTTTCGCGGATCCGGTTCGCCATGAGCGAGTCGAGCCCGAGTTCGACGAGCGGGACGTCGGGATCCAGCCGGTCGGGGGAGAGGCCCATGATCGCGGCGACGATGCCGGTGAGCCGATCACCGGCGGCGGCGGGCGCGGTGGGTTCGGTGGCGTGGCCCGGTGCGGTGCGGGGGCCGGCGGCTCCGGCTGGGGTGGGCGCGGCGGCTGGGGAGGTGAGCCGGGCCGCACGGTCCGGAGTCGCGGTCTCGGGTCCGGCCGCTCCCGCCGGGGCGGGCGCGGTGGGTCGTGCGGCGG
Protein-coding sequences here:
- a CDS encoding nitroreductase family deazaflavin-dependent oxidoreductase translates to MDLVDVRAMNAEMTAKLIDAPAEPPPEGGYALRVVETRGRRTGEPRRVPLAVVACGGGQYLVSPVRDRDWVENLLATPECALLSGGRREERRAEPAGGEEAAAVVAAYLAAMSVPWAIRAFPVRQDATPAQILEHLPGMAVFRLSTVDVP
- a CDS encoding MarR family winged helix-turn-helix transcriptional regulator; the encoded protein is MEDSPVALRVNLALRELLALAHDVQIALARRLGLGATDVQALQHLAAGTPMGTVDLAHALKIRSASATVLVDRLEAAGHVRRGPHPHDGRRVTLVVSEAARSEVRAALAPLVDAITRLTDGLAPEQAEVVARFLGDTTEILRAYAAEPPDAG
- a CDS encoding glycosyltransferase 87 family protein; translated protein: MRGRLGNKYVLVGAQLLVLVAVLVSCNGGRWRFPAYRVDLDVYRLGSAALWHGQALYGTLPPTGDGQLLLFTYPPFAAILLAPLAVLPYWAACLALTLLTLGVLAVVLVTVLRALGARCDWRRVAALLLAAEVLEPVLRTLYAGQLDLLLLVLVVLDVLVDTPRWPRGLLIGLAAAVKLTPAVFLLYFLLRRDSRAAVTAVVTFLAATTLGFLLAGADSVRYWTGALWDTGRVGEPTYAGDQSLLGLLARAGVPPEARTAWWLPLVAVVLVLTALGVRRALAAGERTVALGVNAIGGLLVSPISWTHHWVWAVVVLLGWAELARRTRRRGFAVLAGAGAVLFVAGPQWWWPRGGEVERQWNFLQQLTGNGYVLFGLAVLLTAVLVRFPERTGPVSAAVPARAGASPLPG
- a CDS encoding MFS transporter; this encodes MAVTQAGVRAWPLLAVLGAGLFLVAVDATVLHVALPDLVRQLRPGAAAQVWIVAVYPLTAAPLLLPSSTLGDRFGRRRVLVTGYAVFGAASLGCALAPGVPTLLAARAALGVGGALIMPVTMALLRELFPDRRRRRAAIAVCSGIAGTGSVFGPVLGGLLVQTWGWRATFLVNPPVILAAVAAALRWLPRSPPGREPWDALSAVLAAGGVLGIAAAVGPSGGGFAAGAGAAGCVLLALFVRRQRRAATPLLDLALFRRPGVPAAAGGVLLVMSTLVGLGLLLAQYLQVVLGLSPTAAAARLLLVLGAAATGSVVAPALLERFGNPRVRTAGFALAAASLGIPAAGGLASPWWLGGALAGSGFGMALALTSSTDTLLTAAPADRAGGAAAVEKTGYELGAGLGTTAFGSLAAAVYAAHLVVPPGVPDAAARLASAGPAQAEAAAHGFAAATELLTAARTACTASVQTAAAVACGLFAVVTLVSLLRRAAV
- a CDS encoding DUF4383 domain-containing protein codes for the protein MTATEPEARAPRRGPAPVQGMGMLIGLLFLVLAALELMAGVPAGGGPRVLFGVLAVSGVWTLVHLLTGATAVFCTRSSRWAARFLLVAGASYAVVGLAGLLPLPHAITDALPMNTAGVCFDLALGTAMLILGAGWLRRGPAQRR
- a CDS encoding SRPBCC family protein, which translates into the protein MTEYRHSATADIPADELFAFLSHPENLPRYFPQMKVAEPKGGDSVHVEAEVHGNRVASEAWLHTDPATRSLTWGAEGPDDYHGELRIRDDGPASSEIVVTLHSVREADGDEVQQGLERTVAAMTHAASADADVEAAEGQGGWTSYDEKRDSSS
- a CDS encoding FAD-dependent oxidoreductase — encoded protein: MSVAIAGGGPAGLLLGYLLARARIEVTVLESRSDFDRDFRGDSLHPYTLELLDRLGLAEDLLELDHFKARSFRFHTPAGVYRAADYDRLRTPYGYVALMPQVRFLYFLAERASALPSFTLRTNAKVTGLLEAGDGTVTGVRHRGGELAASVVVGADGRFSTVRRLAGLEARSLGATTDLLWFRLPRSPGDPPDADLDLYFGRDAYVGVLGGVRDWQVGYSIEKGSYPALRERGVEPIRAFVRERVPWLADRAHLLTDFSQTTLLSVDISRVDRWYRPGLLLLGDAAHVISPVGGNGILMAVQDAVAAANRLVPAFRRGGVTAADLAAVQAGRIRAIERVQADQVRGERRAAAARARGRGTAPPKLLKYLFAVPAVRTRGARGNAYGPFPPQLDESLFSS